Proteins from a genomic interval of Microbacterium phyllosphaerae:
- a CDS encoding multidrug transporter yields the protein MSTPDQTPDDAMTSEEKRHDQLTSAPDATEADAAPRIEVSEHDGNTRIDILPDAAVRPGPGPGVETDVDDAPQE from the coding sequence ATGAGCACGCCTGACCAGACCCCCGATGACGCCATGACGAGCGAAGAGAAGCGGCACGACCAGCTCACCTCCGCACCGGATGCCACCGAGGCCGATGCCGCGCCGCGCATCGAGGTCTCGGAGCACGACGGAAACACGCGCATCGACATCCTTCCGGATGCCGCCGTGCGACCCGGCCCTGGCCCCGGCGTCGAGACCGACGTCGACGACGCGCCTCAGGAGTAG
- a CDS encoding MIP/aquaporin family protein, translated as MTGTPRKALAEAIATFLFVLTIIAAVNSESPLTPLAIGFTLAVLVFSTGHISGAHLNPAVSVGVFLRGGLSVVDFIAYLVAQFVGGALAALTSFAVWPSGGEAVVIEVGPAFFVEALFTLILVWVVLNTATSKDTEGNSFYGLAIGATVFVGAATVGSISGGGFNPAVALGLSVGGYFDWASLWLYIVAPVVGAVIAAVLFRLLNTDDAKKIGA; from the coding sequence ATGACCGGTACTCCCCGTAAGGCGCTCGCAGAAGCGATCGCCACCTTCCTCTTCGTCCTCACGATCATCGCCGCGGTGAACAGCGAGAGCCCGCTGACGCCGCTCGCGATCGGTTTCACGCTCGCCGTGCTCGTCTTCTCGACGGGTCACATCTCGGGCGCTCACCTGAACCCGGCCGTGTCGGTCGGTGTCTTCCTGCGCGGCGGCCTCAGCGTCGTCGACTTCATCGCCTACCTCGTGGCGCAGTTCGTCGGCGGCGCGCTCGCCGCGCTGACCAGCTTCGCCGTGTGGCCCTCGGGTGGCGAGGCCGTCGTCATCGAGGTCGGCCCGGCGTTCTTCGTCGAGGCGCTGTTCACCCTGATCCTCGTCTGGGTCGTGCTCAACACGGCGACCTCGAAGGACACCGAGGGCAACTCGTTCTACGGTCTCGCCATCGGTGCCACCGTGTTCGTCGGCGCGGCGACCGTCGGCTCGATCTCGGGCGGCGGCTTCAACCCGGCCGTGGCGCTCGGACTCTCGGTCGGCGGCTACTTCGACTGGGCCTCGCTGTGGCTCTACATCGTCGCCCCGGTCGTCGGTGCGGTCATCGCGGCCGTGCTCTTCCGCCTGCTCAACACGGACGACGCCAAGAAGATCGGCGCGTAA
- a CDS encoding DeoR/GlpR family DNA-binding transcription regulator, with the protein MLGAQRKDHLREILRRDGRVVAKDVALDLGVSEDSIRRDLRELSDAGEMVRVYGGALPVPPADRPVDQRTSLATDSKERVARRAVELIAPGSTIVLDAGTTTLAMTRMLPHGADLTVITPSPAIALAVAEHSAARVVMIGGELARFSMVASGPLAMEAVQHLAADLFFLGVTGIDPVRGLTTGHLDDAVTKRAIAARCARTFVLGSEEKIGVTSHFPVLDLDAVAGIVVDPRDADPVIDELAQRVPVLR; encoded by the coding sequence ATGCTGGGCGCACAGCGCAAAGACCACCTGCGGGAGATCCTCCGCCGAGACGGACGCGTGGTCGCGAAGGACGTCGCCCTCGACCTCGGCGTCTCGGAGGATTCGATCCGACGCGACCTGCGAGAACTGTCCGACGCGGGGGAGATGGTGCGCGTCTACGGCGGAGCCCTGCCGGTGCCGCCCGCCGACAGGCCCGTCGACCAGAGGACCTCACTCGCGACGGACAGCAAGGAGCGGGTCGCTCGCCGTGCGGTCGAGCTGATCGCGCCCGGCTCGACGATCGTGCTGGATGCCGGCACCACCACGCTCGCGATGACCCGGATGCTGCCGCACGGTGCCGACCTCACGGTCATCACGCCGAGTCCCGCGATCGCCCTCGCCGTGGCCGAGCACTCCGCCGCACGCGTCGTGATGATCGGGGGTGAGCTCGCACGATTCTCGATGGTCGCGAGCGGCCCGCTCGCGATGGAGGCCGTGCAGCACCTCGCCGCCGACCTGTTCTTCCTGGGCGTGACGGGCATCGACCCGGTACGCGGCCTGACCACCGGGCACCTCGACGACGCCGTGACCAAGCGGGCGATCGCCGCGCGCTGCGCCCGGACGTTCGTGCTCGGCAGTGAGGAGAAGATCGGCGTGACCTCGCACTTCCCCGTGCTCGACCTGGACGCGGTCGCCGGCATCGTCGTCGACCCTCGCGATGCCGACCCGGTGATCGACGAGCTCGCGCAGCGGGTGCCCGTGCTGCGCTGA
- a CDS encoding DUF4406 domain-containing protein, with amino-acid sequence MTTPLLILIAGPYRSGTGGDPALIARNLERLEEAAAPIHRLGHVPMIGEWVALPILRGMDDTDAAQGDVMYETAHRLLQHCDAVLRLPGDSAGADKDVEIAHERGLPVYRSIGEIPVRGVLVS; translated from the coding sequence ATGACAACTCCACTCCTCATTCTCATCGCCGGCCCCTACCGCTCGGGAACCGGCGGCGACCCCGCTCTGATCGCCCGCAACCTCGAGCGGCTGGAAGAGGCCGCGGCGCCGATCCATCGCCTCGGCCATGTGCCGATGATCGGCGAATGGGTCGCCCTGCCGATCCTCCGCGGGATGGATGACACCGATGCCGCCCAGGGAGACGTGATGTACGAGACCGCCCACCGCCTGCTGCAGCACTGCGACGCCGTGCTGCGCCTGCCCGGTGACTCCGCCGGCGCCGACAAGGACGTCGAGATCGCGCACGAACGCGGGTTGCCCGTGTACCGCTCGATCGGTGAGATCCCGGTGAGGGGGGTCCTGGTCTCCTGA
- a CDS encoding AraC family transcriptional regulator: MYVHEGFLGQRLRVIPRPAVRAAHDQPIVRRLLVTDVGYFPHAAQHGRVRAAGAPETIIIVCTDGAGWVEWGDHEPVRVARGSAVILPAGVRHRYRADVDDPWTIWWAHVTGSDVDDFIATIFADDRGPIVELHDVFAVVQSLEEAVSALEQDESLPMLLAASGAAWRMLAAITSSALRGTAATSDRIRHVQDYLRMNLDTQFSVPELAAMAGISTSHFSALFRGSVGRSVKDYLKRLRSARARELLITTEATVSEIAQAVGYEDALYFSRQFRSINGVSPSEFRRQSVSERLSPS, translated from the coding sequence GTGTACGTGCATGAGGGATTCCTGGGCCAACGCCTTCGAGTGATCCCGCGCCCCGCGGTGCGCGCGGCTCACGACCAGCCGATCGTGCGCCGACTGCTGGTCACGGATGTCGGCTACTTCCCCCACGCGGCGCAGCACGGTCGGGTGCGCGCTGCGGGCGCGCCCGAGACGATCATCATCGTCTGCACCGACGGCGCCGGCTGGGTCGAGTGGGGAGACCACGAACCGGTGCGCGTCGCGCGGGGTTCCGCCGTGATCCTCCCCGCGGGTGTCCGCCACCGGTACCGCGCGGATGTCGACGACCCGTGGACCATCTGGTGGGCGCATGTGACCGGATCCGACGTCGACGACTTCATCGCGACGATCTTCGCCGACGACCGCGGCCCGATCGTCGAACTGCACGACGTCTTCGCCGTGGTGCAGTCTCTGGAAGAGGCCGTGAGTGCCCTCGAGCAAGACGAGTCGTTACCCATGCTCCTCGCCGCGTCCGGAGCCGCCTGGCGGATGCTCGCCGCGATCACGTCGAGCGCGCTTCGGGGAACGGCCGCCACGAGCGACCGCATCCGCCATGTGCAGGACTACCTGCGCATGAACCTCGACACGCAGTTCTCGGTGCCCGAGCTCGCCGCGATGGCCGGCATCAGCACCTCGCACTTCTCCGCGTTGTTCCGCGGGTCCGTGGGCAGGTCCGTCAAGGACTACCTCAAGCGTCTGCGCAGTGCGCGTGCGCGAGAACTCCTGATCACCACGGAGGCGACGGTCTCCGAGATCGCCCAGGCCGTCGGATACGAGGACGCGCTCTACTTTTCACGCCAGTTCCGCTCGATCAACGGGGTGAGCCCGTCGGAGTTCCGTCGCCAGTCGGTATCCGAACGCCTGTCGCCCTCCTGA
- a CDS encoding beta-galactosidase produces the protein MPATSTLRTITLLDDRPPLTEPAMSNTEDPHERLRLTSRWIEVDGAPTVPVTGELHFSRIPRRRWEEQLRLLVASGLTSVSTYVFWIHHERERGQVRFDGDLDVAAFLETAERVGIDVILRIGPWCHGEVRNGGHPDWVVAALGDRARTNDAEYLTLVRDWYGRIAEQVRRFCGPDRPIVGIQLENELHDQPDHIAALKAIAQESGLAAPLWTATGWGGAILPPHDVFPLYSGYADGFWAGQGSTWDDSFRDHFRFTHVWDDPGVGGDFREGAEIVVRPVDPEFPPSTCELGGGMATAYHRRPIARARDIAALANVKIGNGSAWQGFYMYAGGVNPEDGLQESLATGYPNDLPRFDYDFQAAFGATGRPGPSLGVLRDHNAFLAAFGPLLADTFSSLPDDAPVDVRDLDSLRWAVRGDGVSGFLFVNTHQPHEPLSAVPAVQFRIPVAGGDLVVPDRPVDVPTGVVGRWPLRVDIAGARVEWATASASGIVEGEVPTLVLRAHDGVPARLQLGEGSRALRRGVEVDAAAPLDLTSGDVVVVDGALRILVVDEERAERLWYLGADLVDSADAVWRESGRLVVRAEREPTAHIWTGEEFAPLDLRTDAHPGTTRLTIEELRPPGDVPARYGESMGRSAAPDDEQFDEVAGVWRVVPPEPQHLSEGDLVELVVDWEGDVAQLRADGVVIADRFWDGLVWRVDITDLAPTAELTLHVAPIGAHSVIDLDASVRERVDAAERLGSVLRVDRVVSSRWTSAL, from the coding sequence ATGCCCGCGACGTCGACTCTCCGCACCATCACCCTTCTCGACGATCGGCCCCCGCTGACCGAGCCGGCGATGAGCAACACCGAGGACCCGCATGAGCGGCTGCGCCTGACGAGTCGGTGGATCGAGGTCGACGGAGCACCCACGGTGCCGGTGACCGGCGAGCTGCACTTCAGCAGGATCCCGCGCAGGCGGTGGGAGGAGCAGCTGCGCCTGCTCGTCGCGTCGGGTCTCACATCGGTGTCGACCTATGTGTTCTGGATCCACCACGAGCGCGAACGCGGGCAGGTGAGGTTCGACGGGGATCTCGACGTCGCGGCCTTCCTCGAGACGGCCGAGCGGGTGGGGATCGACGTGATCCTGCGCATCGGGCCGTGGTGCCATGGAGAGGTCCGGAACGGTGGGCATCCGGACTGGGTCGTCGCGGCTCTCGGAGATCGTGCGCGCACGAACGACGCGGAGTACCTCACGCTGGTCCGCGACTGGTACGGGAGGATCGCGGAGCAGGTGCGTCGGTTCTGCGGACCGGATCGGCCGATCGTCGGCATCCAGCTCGAGAACGAGCTCCACGACCAGCCGGATCACATCGCCGCCCTGAAGGCGATCGCGCAGGAGTCCGGGCTCGCGGCGCCGCTGTGGACGGCGACCGGTTGGGGCGGGGCGATCCTGCCCCCTCACGACGTCTTCCCCCTCTACAGCGGCTATGCCGACGGCTTCTGGGCGGGTCAGGGATCCACGTGGGACGACAGCTTCCGCGACCACTTCCGGTTCACGCACGTCTGGGACGATCCGGGTGTGGGCGGCGACTTCCGCGAGGGCGCCGAGATCGTCGTCCGGCCGGTCGACCCCGAGTTCCCTCCGTCGACGTGCGAGCTGGGCGGAGGCATGGCCACCGCGTACCACCGGCGCCCGATCGCGCGCGCTCGGGACATCGCGGCCCTCGCGAACGTGAAGATCGGCAACGGTTCGGCCTGGCAGGGCTTCTACATGTACGCGGGCGGAGTGAATCCGGAGGACGGACTGCAGGAGAGCCTGGCCACGGGGTACCCGAACGACCTGCCGCGGTTCGACTACGACTTCCAGGCGGCCTTCGGTGCCACAGGCCGTCCGGGCCCGAGCCTGGGCGTTCTCCGCGACCACAATGCCTTCCTCGCCGCCTTCGGCCCACTCCTCGCCGACACATTCAGCTCTCTTCCTGACGATGCGCCGGTCGACGTGCGCGACCTGGACTCGCTGCGTTGGGCGGTGCGCGGGGACGGGGTGAGCGGCTTCCTCTTCGTGAACACGCACCAGCCCCATGAGCCGCTGTCGGCGGTTCCCGCAGTGCAGTTCCGCATCCCGGTCGCGGGCGGCGATCTGGTGGTCCCCGACCGGCCGGTCGACGTCCCGACCGGGGTGGTCGGCCGCTGGCCGCTGCGGGTCGACATCGCCGGCGCACGGGTCGAGTGGGCGACGGCATCCGCCTCCGGCATCGTCGAGGGCGAGGTGCCCACGCTGGTGCTTCGTGCGCACGACGGCGTCCCCGCACGGCTGCAGCTCGGTGAAGGGTCTCGCGCTCTTCGTCGAGGGGTCGAGGTGGATGCGGCGGCGCCACTCGATCTCACCTCGGGCGATGTCGTCGTGGTCGACGGCGCCCTGCGCATCCTCGTGGTCGACGAGGAGCGCGCCGAACGGCTCTGGTACCTGGGCGCCGACCTGGTGGATTCGGCGGATGCCGTGTGGCGGGAATCCGGCCGCCTCGTGGTGCGCGCGGAGCGCGAGCCGACGGCGCACATCTGGACGGGGGAGGAGTTCGCTCCGCTCGACCTGCGCACCGACGCGCACCCCGGCACCACCCGACTGACGATCGAGGAGCTGCGCCCCCCGGGGGATGTCCCGGCCCGCTACGGCGAATCGATGGGCCGGTCGGCCGCGCCCGACGACGAACAGTTCGACGAGGTCGCCGGAGTGTGGAGGGTAGTGCCTCCCGAACCGCAGCATCTCTCGGAGGGCGACCTCGTCGAGCTCGTCGTCGACTGGGAGGGCGACGTCGCGCAGCTGCGCGCCGACGGCGTCGTGATCGCGGATCGCTTCTGGGACGGACTCGTCTGGCGCGTCGACATCACCGATCTCGCACCCACCGCCGAGCTCACCCTGCACGTCGCGCCGATCGGCGCGCACAGCGTGATCGACCTCGACGCCTCGGTGCGCGAGCGCGTCGATGCGGCGGAGCGACTCGGCTCGGTGCTCCGCGTGGACCGCGTCGTGTCCTCCCGCTGGACCTCGGCTCTCTGA
- a CDS encoding GOLPH3/VPS74 family protein gives MLIVEELHMLLLRPDGRIESAVSVNRLYGEVAAVIVDLVLHRRVAVSEGKNPTVEIVSTEPTGNPILDSTLERLVPLRGKRLQSLVTRPKLDPLEVVVESLVVQGVLIRGERGFFGWGSARTPESDPAPEMVLRSRLAAVIAGTGVPTQADLALLSILQNLNAAHGILRDQCGGMSARDLKKRIEELTAGSAAGDAVAKAVNDAITAAMVAIMTPTIVAATIT, from the coding sequence ATGCTGATCGTCGAAGAACTCCACATGCTGCTTCTCCGGCCCGATGGTCGTATCGAGAGCGCCGTGAGCGTGAACCGCCTCTACGGCGAGGTCGCCGCCGTCATCGTCGACCTCGTCCTGCACAGGCGCGTCGCCGTCTCGGAGGGCAAGAACCCGACCGTCGAGATCGTGTCGACCGAGCCGACGGGCAATCCGATCCTCGACTCGACGCTCGAGCGTCTCGTTCCGCTGCGGGGCAAGCGTCTGCAGTCGCTCGTCACGCGTCCCAAGCTCGACCCGCTCGAGGTCGTCGTGGAGTCGCTCGTGGTGCAGGGCGTGCTCATCCGCGGGGAGCGCGGCTTCTTCGGATGGGGTTCGGCTCGCACGCCCGAGTCCGATCCCGCTCCCGAGATGGTGCTGCGCTCGCGGCTCGCCGCCGTGATCGCCGGCACGGGGGTGCCGACGCAGGCCGACCTCGCCCTGCTCTCGATCCTCCAGAACCTCAACGCGGCCCACGGGATCCTGCGCGATCAGTGCGGCGGCATGTCGGCGCGCGACCTCAAGAAGCGGATCGAGGAGCTCACGGCGGGGTCCGCCGCGGGGGATGCCGTCGCCAAAGCGGTCAACGATGCGATCACCGCCGCGATGGTGGCCATCATGACCCCGACGATCGTGGCCGCCACGATCACCTGA